A section of the Phaseolus vulgaris cultivar G19833 chromosome 8, P. vulgaris v2.0, whole genome shotgun sequence genome encodes:
- the LOC137824913 gene encoding uncharacterized protein: MPNFCYVCFIGVGSKMDRQRRLRLAQLLRPKDGALASPPSASSAPPSSPIPQPQPATTPTNPTTPASPRPLPSSPPPIAAVPLALVEAGASSTPLDKGKQVVEVVSDDEDSAEGQVFKRQRTQHAPQMVASATSSSHGAESLREDPPSATSPPQSVHQERGFETEPVVVLPPAPEIPLPMQESLRGFLSLGSASSQDEEPQRKSMYYYMGLFMSCAYTWHKQSRARTAQASTFQALEKEIASLKEGKEKLKEEKERQAAHWGRQEGAYKESLRMAQKAREEANKRLHEVAQSQAELLNEVVPLRTKIADLEAVVETSKAYQKKLEDQCVDREQKLGKTEAALESKTDECARLTTANATLQVKVQELTSALASKDQEMVAQAANFKVVEDKLVGESASSFAEGFAEALVQAACVNPGIDVSGCSPLNEVVDGKLVPLEAYEE, from the coding sequence ATGCCTAACTTCTGCTATGTTTGCTTTATTGGTGTAGGTTCAAAAATGGATAGGCAACGCCGGTTGCGTTTAGCCCAGTTACTGAGGCCCAAAGATGGAGCTTTGGCGTCTCCTCCCTCGGCCTCTTCCGCACCTCCATCTTCTCCTATCCCCCAACCTCAACCTGCAACAACACCAACGAACCCAACAACCCCAGCTTCTCCTCGTCCACTTCCAAGCTCTCCACCTCCCATCGCCGCCGTGCCTCTCGCGCTGGTTGAGGCGGGCGCTTCctcaaccccccttgacaagggCAAGCAGGTGGTGGAGGTTGTTTCTGATGATGAGGACTCTGCTGAGGGGCAAGTCTTCAAACGACAAAGGACCCAACATGCCCCTCAGATGGTCGCCTCCGCCACTTCCTCTTCTCATGGGGCGGAGTCCTTAAGGGAGGATCCACCGAGCGCCACCTCCCCTCCCCAATCAGTGCATCAGGAGAGGGGGTTCGAAACTGAACCCGTGGTCGTTCTTCCCCCTGCCCCAGAAATTCCTCTTCCCATGCAGGAGTCATTGAGGGGGTTCCTGAGCCTGGGATCTGCTAGTAGCCAAGATGAAGAGCCTCAGAGGAAGAGCATGTACTATTACATGGGCCTCTTCATGTCTTGTGCCTACACTTGGCACAAACAGTCCAGGGCCAGGACCGCCCAAGCTTCTACCTTCCAAGCTCTGGAGAAGGAAATTGCTTCTCTGAAAGAGGGGAAGGAGAAGCTCAAAGAGGAGAAAGAGAGGCAGGCCGCCCACTGGGGGCGTCAAGAGGGTGCCTACAAAGAGTCTCTGAGGATGGCACAAAAGGCCAGGGAAGAGGCCAACAAACGGCTGCACGAGGTGGCCCAGTCCCAAGCAGAGCTTCTGAATGAAGTGGTCCCTCTTCGCACTAAAATTGCTGATCTTGAAGCGGTGGTAGAAACTTCGAAAGCCTACCAGAAGAAACTCGAGGATCAATGCGTGGATCGGGAGCAAAAGCTGGGGAAAACTGAGGCTGCGCTCGAGTCCAAAACTGATGAATGCGCCCGGTTAACCACTGCAAATGCCACTCTCCAGGTCAAGGTTCAGGAGTTGACTTCTGCCTTGGCCTCCAAGGACCAAGAAATGGTAGCTCAAGCCGCTAATTTCAAAGTTGTTGAAGATAAGCTGGTAGGGGAGTCTGCTTCCAGTTTCGCTGAGGGGTTCGCAGAGGCCCTTGTTCAGGCTGCTTGTGTGAACCCAGGAATCGACGTTTCTGGGTGCAGCCCTTTGAACGAGGTAGTCGACGGCAAGCTGGTGCCTTTGGAGGCTTATGAAGAATAG